GATAGCAAGCACCTCATTTTCTAGTAAGTACTGCTAAGGTTATGTTTTTTCTATcctaaacaaatatatatatatatatatatcgatAGGCCCTCAGAGTTATGTGGGACTTCCAATTGTGTAAGCCACTCCATCGCATCCTGAATAAGTGAGATCTGGGCCAAGCTTTCATTCCCAAAGGCACAGAACCTCGCATCCTCAGGCAGACCCTTCATATTTTACCAACTCTCATCAGGAAATTCTTATCTCGGCCCAAATGTTATCTACTTCTAAAGTTCCTACTTAACCTTTCTTAGAACCATACAAAACTGGTCTAGATGCGTCTTTCATAGGACAAAGTTTCCCATATTTGAGGGCAATAATCAGTCCTCCCTGGGTTGACTCTTCACCTAAATAAACTTCcaagttaaaaaacaattattgttGTATGACGCAGTTCTAAGTTTCTAACTTCCCTAAACATAACTGCTTTATTATAAGCATGAACTTTATTGATCCCTCCTAGGGACATAATGAATGGGCTAAGTGAATATTTATAACAACTAAAATAGTAAATCTTATTTTGCTTGACTTTCACcaatttttttaagacatggtTGACAACATCTAGTTACTCATTTCCTTCTAACTTGCACATCTTGTGAATGTGATAAGAAGGCAAACTACTTTAAGAGTCTGAGAAAATAGAAGTTGTATTAATAGCTCTTAGAAACtgatcttcattcattcatttaaaaaacattagtaAGTGTCTACTATATGCTCAGCACTGTGCTGGACCCTGTGACACAAAGATGAATGACAGTCTCTGCTTTCAAGGGGCTCAATATTCAGTGAATCGTATAGACCAGCAAACATGCTCGCAATTATAATTTGTTGTCACAATTGCCAGGGTAGGAAGTGCATAGGGACTCTGACCTGGAAGACTCGGGCATGCTGACATATGGAGGAGGCACCTTAAGAGAGCTACGGAGGTGTGACTGGCTAAGGCTAGCTTGAGGACCATGAAAGTGACCAGGGAGTCTTTAGATTACAGTAAAAAGTAAAGATGGGGTGATTTAGGCAGATGGTATGAACCTTCAAGAAATAAGTTCTGTTACACAAGCGCAGAGGGTTAGTGATTTGGAAGTTACATTGAAAATCCCAGTGAATACTAAACCTACTCTGACCATAAtatgttaacagaaaaaaaaaaatgctgtcttCCAGAGAGCTCTTTACACTTAGGTTAAGGCAAAAGGGTTTGAAAAGATATGTTTTAGAGGGAGAGAATCAGAGAAGATTAGGTTGCGTAAAAGAAGCAAAACTCAATATGGGATTGAGAGTATGGAGAAGAAGAGTGATTTGCATGTTGGGTTTTGATTTAAGATTGCAGGGATAGGATGCATGGTGAGCCTAGCTTCCTTGTAAGTTCCAAACAGAACTGCAGTGGTAAAATGCTCCTGACTGGGGCTTCAAGATTGTAGTGGAGGCATAAAGATGCTAGCAGTCAGTGCTGTGGTCTCTCTACACAGAGATTTTGTCTGAATGGAGCTAGAACCCAGCTGATACTGGTAATTaactttttcaatttaaaattctaGTAGGTCGTAAACAGGAAAGCTTcctaagatttattttaatattaaaaaaaacctaTCTTCTACACATGTACTAGGCACTGCAGCAAATAAACAGGACAAAGAGATAGCATATTCATGAAAAgataagacatattttaaaatagcatcattTTGATGCCCTATATGAGCAATATCCCAAGAGGTAGAATGAGTCAGAGGAATCAGAAAGTCCTATAATTGGGGGGTAAGAGAAGGCTGTCGGAAATCCTGTAATTGTAAAGGAAAACTTTTCTAGGAGACATCTTTAGGAAACCACTCATTAATCATGCTATGCCTTTACCCCTGACTCTAACAATCCCAGTGCTGAGCCTGCAGGCCACCTTGCTACTGAAGGCAGACAAGGAAGGCCTTAAATGTCTTCTGAGAAGTCTGTCTGGATGCATGGAAGAATTCCTGATGTGGGTCTTGGTAACACTGGATTGAGTTTGGGTTTAATTTGAAATACACTTGGAGTGGATGTTTAGCTGGAAGGCATGGGGATAATGAGCAGTACCTGTTCTGATTGCTCAGGACCCATGCTATACCTGTTGTGAAAGTATATTGAAAATCTCTCCTGATATATACatctggaaaaaaatagtttatatataatCCCATATAAAGATAGAAGATTTGACAAATTTCCTTCGAATCCTAGaatctttgagaggccaaggcaactGAAATGTTTTGTCGGCCTTGAAGTTAGGTATAGTAATAGGTCATTTGCAGAGTAGTTTAAACTCTGGGCATCTCAACTGATGCGAAGCTTTAGTTAGTAATTCAGTTTATGCAAGTGCTTGTTCTTTCTTTTAGCATGTGAATTCCTTGGTGGAAGATTTGCTGTCTTCTTCGGTCTTACTCAACCCAAATATCAGTATGTGTTAAACGAGTACTATAGGATACAAAACAAGGTATGTGACACTCTGGTGGAGACAAGGGGCCTGAGATGGGAATATTGATTGCTCCAACTTTAGGCCAGTATAGAAAAGTATTTTTCCCACCTGGTCATCATGCACTATAGTTTCACCAAGCTCCCATAGTCAGActgacttatttttcttgttctcctTGCCCCAGGACACTTCTTCATATTTGCCTCACTCCTGTGAAGTTAGGATGCCATGAGCTGTGTGGTAGTTGGGTGTGAAGCCTGAGATTGCTTAAAGTAGAAGCTTCTTACGTGGGCATTATATACAAGAGGGGGAGTTCAGAGGTCTTTGTACAGTTAAACATTTCCTTATTTCTCTCCAAAACAGAAAAGTGACAACGAAAGTGAAGGGAATGGATCAAAGACCCAGACAGCTGAGGTTCCTAATGAAAAGTGTCACTTGGAGGCTGGGGACCGAGAGTATGGAACCATACAACAGGACACAGCAGAAGCCATTTCTCAGCGAAGCACCTCATCCAGGGAAGGTCTGGTGGCAGATCCTAGCTCATGATGGCAGCAAAGACTATAGTTTCCCTGGATCTCTGTTCCTTGGCCATTGATTACCATGGCAACAACACCAGAGGTAGCACTTCTGAGCCAGATCTGATTCTAATCTCCATGTAACTTAGTCTCAAGCATCCAGGAATTACAAGCAATAATGAGAGTAATTTTTGACACTTTctcagaataatttttatatgcaagCCACCCCACCTAAACTCCACCCCAGTGATACAAGTCCAATGAGTACTGACATTTGCATAGTAGCATAAATGTCTATTCCTCAGAAGAAAATTTGGGCAACACAAAGTCTAAATAAATCCCCTTTCAGGGTTTGACATAGGTGTGTACTTCCAACAACCATCCTGGCTTAGTTGGGGATTGCTTTACAATAAGTAAACATTGCTAATAGCTCTGTTATAAGATCATTATCAAGATCTTTGAGAATCAGGTACATCCCTCCAAATTAaaacaatcaataaataatatatgctctagaaaaaatatttttaatggattattttcttattcatttgtcAAGAAATTTTCAAAACCTGGAAAGATCAAACACGGAAATCACTGTTAGATAACACAGGGTGTGCCAGCCAAAGTAACTGTGAAACagtaatagtaaaaaacaaaaaggaaaaaaacacagggCCTGCAGTAGTAAGACATGAGTTCCAGTTTCACTTCTCCCATTTACTAGTTGTGTTATTTGAGGTGTCCAGATTTCTGAGCTCCAGTCTCCTTTGTAAAATAAGAGTGACTTGACTTTGCTTGTTATTGTTATACAGAATTACGAGAAAtaataatttgttgttgttttaagctttgAAGTGGTTTGTTATGCAACCATATATAACTGAAATTGTAGCTGTAAGAGAAGAGGAAGTTGGAATTAATTTAATGTGAAATCAAAGACAAAAGTAGTCCTGGAGCATAAGGGGTTGTTAGTTGAATATAGTAGGATAAGATAGATTATGCTGCACAGACACCTCCAAAACCTCAGTGTCCTAAAACAagatagtttatttctttctcttaagaAGTCCACTGTCAGTTTAGGTGGCTTCCCAGACAGGTGTTCTCCATGTGATAGCTCAGTGTTGCATGCTTCTTTGATCTTATGTTTCCTCCATACTGTGATGTGCTCTCAGGGTTGCTGGAAAAGGAACAGCATGGAGAGTTAAGCAGTGGCAATCAACACTCCACTAAGAATGAATCATGTCACCTCTGTGTATGTTTCTTTcaccaaagcaagtcacatgactaTAATTAATTTTACGGGAGTCTGAGCCTCCTAAGATAgctgagaaaaggaaacactttcttCTAATGGCATAGGAGATAAATGGTAGGCTCAAGGGTTAATATGATATTGATTTAATATCAGTTCTGCTGCCTCTTTGTAACTCAGTAGCTCTGTGCAAGTTACTCAACTTTTCAACGTTCTCAGATATAAAACAGGTTTGAGACAGGAAGCAGGAAGCAAATATAATTTGAACCACCTTTgtgcaacaaaaaagaattttgggTTACACTGAGTTATCAAATGGATGCCAAGGGGAGATTAGTCTCAATAGGATCTGAACAATGTGACAAGCAAGCACCCAACAGGTACTCTCTGTCCACCTCTCATCTTTCTTACACATGAGGAAGATGCCCACTCCATAGCTCTTCATAACTCTTCCGTTCAAGTGACTGATATACTAGTCTTTCATCCCCATTTCAAAGTATAGTAGGAATAGAATCTGTTTCGCTCCTTTTTGTCAAGTATCACTCTCTAATTCAATCAACTGTGGCCAGGGAGATGGAGCCTTGTAGTAGCAACATGGTTATGGGACCTATTTCTGGGTAAGGATGGTTCTCAGGAAAAGGAAATTGAAGTGAGCTACGTAGGTATCCCATGACTGTTTCATGTTAAAATTGAGGAAAAGCATGTAAAGCTGTGGATCTAATTAGGTGCTTAAGTCATAgtatcaattattattattaatattgatgAGATTAATTCtatatgtcaacttgattgggctACAGGATGCCCAGATTAAACATTActtctgggtgtatctgtgagggtgtttctgaatGACATTAGTATTTGAATTGTTGGACTTAGTAAGTGGATTGCCTTCCCAATGCGGATGAGCATCACCCAATCCACTGAAGGCTTGAATCAAACaaaaggccaaggaaggaggaattTGCTCCTTTTTTCTGCCTCACTGCTTGAGCTTGGATATCTCATCTCATTTCACCTTCTTCTGCCCCTGGACTGGGATTTACTACATTGGCTTCTCTGGTTCTTACGCCTTTTAACTCAAATTGATTTACGTCACTGGCTTTCCTGTGTCTCCAGTTGGTGAATGGCAGATTGCGGGACTTCTCAACCACCATAATCGTAATGCATTcaattcctcataataaatctcattgtatctatctatccaattatctgtctatctacctaTGTCTCTATAAatctatcctattggttctgtttcactggagaaccctgactaatacaatattGAATGAGAATCCTGGTTTCATGGATTCTGAATGACTTGTCCCCACTGAAGAGTCAGTCTTAGTTCTTCATCTGACGTGTTCCATTAGTCCAGTGTCAAGGAGAAGTAAATCTGAAGGTTTTATCGTATTGCAGAAGAAGTGACCAAGTCTAGCAGTTGAGCATTGGTTACTTCAGTCAGGTGTCCGGTCATACTAACAATCTATGCCTGTTTACTTACTATTGTGCTTCAGAATAGCCCTAGGAATGGACTGTTTTTGACTTTTccactttcctttttgttttttttttttttttttgagacagagtcttgctctgtcacccaggctggagtgcagtggcgcaatctcggctcactgcaagccttgcctcccaggttcaagccattctcctgcctcagcctcccaagtagctgggactacaggcgcccgccaccacgcccagttaattttttgtatttttagtagagatggggctccaccatgttagccaggatggtctcgatctcctgaccttgtgatccacccgcctcagcctcccaaagtgctggaattacaggtgcgaaccaccacacccagctgacttttCCACTTTTCTGAAGAATTATCCACTTCTTGAATATCCACCTATTGATGATTCTAAGGAACCAGGTGGGCTTTTCCCTTTCAGACACCCCTCTCTCTCATGAGAGAAAGAGGGctgctctcctttctctttcttttgcccattaaacctctgctcctaaactcaaaaaaaaaaaaaaaaaagaactaggcaAAACAAAGTGTGATATTTGAATTGAAGTGGATTTTTATGTAGCAAATGTTATACctcaatttaattttctttctcactaaAAGAAAAGATTCTCTTATGGTCAGTGACCATATGCAAATCAGTTGAATCTTGagcaaaatataataaagaagacAAATGGAACCAAATACCCAGATCTTATCAGACTGTTCCTGCAGGATAGGTCCACAGTTtctttaatgttaaaattaattcattatttaatattaattggatatctactgtgtgccagttttttctttttgttttttttaaggtaCTATCaaccaaacagacaaaaatctctacTTTCCTGTTGGTCCTTAATTACCAACAGATAAGTTATTAGGACATTCAGTCTTTGTATGGCCAGCCTCTCAGATGGTCCTCAATGATCTCCACTTCCTGCTATTCATACCTCGTGTAGTTCCTTCTCACACTGCACCAGGGTGATTTATGTAACCAAAATAATATGGCAGAATTAATGATATGCCACTCCAGAGATTGTTCTAAAAGATACTACGGCTTCTGTCTTGATCTTTCTCACTACTTTTCTCTTGGATCATTCATTCCGAAGGAAGCCATCTGCCGTGTTATGAGGACACTCAGCCAACGCAGCAGACTGAATATGTTCCCCCacaaattcatacgttgaaaccctaatcccagTGTGATgattttggaggtggggcctttgggaggtaattaggtcatgggGGTGCAGCTCTCATAAATGAGATTAGCACCCTCATAAGAAAGGCCAGAGAGCTAACTGGCTGTCTTTCAGCATGTGAGAATACGAGAAGTCAGCAGTCTGCAACCCAGAAGTgtgccctcaccagaacctgacgaTGCTGACGTCTTcatctcagacttccagtctccagagccatgagaaataaatttctgttgtttacaaactACCTAGTCTACAGTATTCTATTATGGCATCCTGAACTGAACTGATTAAGACTTGGAGAGTGCATTGTGCTAAGGAACAACCAGTGCTAAGGATCTCCAGTGAACAACCTTTGAGGAACTCGAGGCCTGCCTACGACTACATGAGCGTGCTTGGAAGACCACCTTCCTCCAGTCTGCAGAGGATTGCAGCTCCAGCCAACAGCTTGCTTGCAGCCTCATGAGAGATGCTGAGCCAGAACCTCCCAGCTAAGCCACTCCTGGATTCCTGGCTTATAGAGAATAttagataaatgtttattgttttaagctactaaattttaTGATAATTTCTTATAGTGCAATGGATAACTACTGcattttttattcctaaatattccTAAGGACTTCTAAGGATAAACTCATCCAAGAACTATAATGCACCCAGAAGGAATGCAGGGATTTTACCTTACTCCCTCAAGGCTAGATGAAACTCACTGAGCCGTATCAGATATGCTTCCTGCCTTACTGCACTGTGTGGGGGCCTAACTAGGCAACCATTGCCTGTAAGTTGAATCTGGCTGTTTTATTTGCCATCACTGCCAATTCCCAtatttgccacctgctgattcaCCCAAAGGGGTTTTCAATATACCAGGAAAAACATTAGTCATGAACATCCCAAAGCAAAAAGTTTAGGTTCCCAGAAAGTACAGCTTTTTAGCgataaaatattttactcagATAACCATACCATTTTCACCAAAGCACAATCATAATGTCAGGTTGACTCAGCAGGAaggtatattagttcattctcgcactgctattaagaaatacctgagactgggtaatttataaataaaagaggtttaattggctcatggttccacaggctgtacagaaagcatggcagcGTCTGCTTGGCgtcaatcgtggtggaaggcaaagggaaaactGGCACTTcgcatggccagagcaggaggaagagacagggggaaggtgccacacacttttaaacaaccagatcccatAAGAACTCTGTCATGAAGATAACATTaagggaatggtgctaaaccaccAGAAACctcctccatgatccaatcacctcccaccaggccacatCTCCAACGTtggggattacaactgaacatgagatttgagtggggacaacCATATCAGAAGAGGTTCCACCACTGGCCATACTCTATCAGAACCTGTGCTCTTCATCAACAATCTGGACACTGGTATCGTACTTGTCAGGGGTCCAGACTCCCCCTCTTTTATAGCAGATTTCCTCTTGagcttttattatcttttcatgCCACCTGGTCTTGGTCAGTGTCATCCCAGCCCATCTTAACTCATTTTCCTCCCCTTGACCCTGAGAGAAGGAGTTGCAGTCCTAGTCCTTTTCCTCCCAGGAGG
The genomic region above belongs to Piliocolobus tephrosceles isolate RC106 chromosome 1, ASM277652v3, whole genome shotgun sequence and contains:
- the FAM177B gene encoding protein FAM177B; translated protein: MEIDGFQQLDLEKSVPSKKTTPKRIIHFVDGDIMEEYSTEEEEEEEKEEQSTNSPLDPSKLSWGPYLRFWAGRIASTSFSTCEFLGGRFAVFFGLTQPKYQYVLNEYYRIQNKKSDNESEGNGSKTQTAEVPNEKCHLEAGDREYGTIQQDTAEAISQRSTSSREGLVADPSS